Proteins from a genomic interval of Halorussus rarus:
- a CDS encoding glycosyltransferase family 4 protein codes for MAGDVDILQLHRGDLHPPSNGEEVRIWETAKKLAEFGSVALVHPDDADVDHPGVRAVDTDNPFLDRKLTRIYAWYASFAADADNRYDRFQAERTVRRCERLDREFDVICCENPQMLRAGVRLADRYDARLLLNKHNAMYDLVDQQLGLRPIPGVVRRRAVENLRRFEQWGIDAADAVVFQSPDDAEGFRLPDDTVVKTIPNGTDFETIDAGGDPDRIRKQFRIPDDATVCLFVGAFDYDPNEVAGDVVRDELAPALPDVEFLLVGRDPPDAARDNVHAPGYVEDLAGALAAADVAICPLTLGSGTKLKMLDYLAAGLPVVTTDVGAQGLPLTDGETALIRDSWDEFADAIETLAESNELRESLSSNGRELGRQYSWDSLFEAYDPVLDELLDRPPVRVRGE; via the coding sequence ATGGCCGGTGACGTAGATATCCTTCAGCTCCACCGGGGCGACCTCCACCCGCCGTCGAACGGCGAGGAGGTCCGGATCTGGGAGACCGCCAAGAAGCTGGCGGAGTTCGGGTCGGTCGCGCTCGTCCACCCCGACGACGCAGACGTCGACCATCCGGGAGTCCGGGCCGTCGATACGGACAACCCGTTCCTGGACCGCAAGCTGACGCGCATCTACGCCTGGTACGCCTCGTTCGCCGCGGACGCCGACAACCGATACGACCGGTTCCAGGCCGAGCGGACCGTCCGGCGGTGCGAGCGGCTCGACCGGGAGTTCGACGTGATCTGCTGCGAGAACCCCCAGATGCTCCGGGCCGGCGTCCGGCTCGCGGACCGCTACGACGCCCGACTGCTCCTCAACAAGCACAACGCGATGTACGACCTCGTCGACCAGCAGCTCGGGCTCCGGCCGATTCCGGGGGTCGTCCGGCGACGGGCGGTCGAGAACCTCCGGCGCTTCGAGCAGTGGGGCATCGACGCCGCCGACGCGGTGGTGTTCCAGTCGCCGGACGACGCCGAGGGGTTCCGGTTGCCCGACGACACCGTCGTCAAGACCATCCCGAACGGCACCGACTTCGAGACGATCGACGCGGGCGGCGACCCCGACCGCATTCGCAAGCAGTTCCGGATTCCCGACGACGCGACCGTCTGTCTCTTCGTCGGCGCGTTCGATTACGACCCCAACGAGGTGGCGGGCGACGTCGTCCGCGACGAACTGGCGCCGGCGCTGCCCGACGTGGAGTTCCTCCTGGTCGGGCGCGACCCGCCGGACGCGGCTCGCGACAACGTCCACGCGCCGGGGTACGTCGAGGACCTCGCGGGCGCGCTCGCGGCCGCCGACGTAGCGATCTGCCCGCTCACGCTCGGCTCCGGGACGAAACTGAAGATGCTCGATTATCTCGCGGCGGGACTCCCCGTGGTCACGACCGACGTCGGAGCCCAGGGGCTCCCGCTGACGGACGGCGAGACGGCGCTGATACGCGACTCGTGGGACGAGTTCGCCGACGCCATCGAGACGCTGGCGGAGTCCAATGAACTGCGCGAGTCGCTGTCGTCGAACGGGCGAGAACTCGGCCGACAGTACTCGTGGGACTCGCTGTTCGAGGCGTACGACCCGGTCCTCGACGAACTCCTCGACCGTCCTCCCGTCCGCGTTCGAGGCGAGTGA
- a CDS encoding glycosyltransferase family 2 protein, translated as MTPVAIALLAVLAVSVFLIAYAYFLYPAALWTATRFVSSSRPTLDTDDADLPTVSLVVAAYNEEDVIAEKVENSLELDYPEEKLEIVVFSDASSDRTDDIVRSYADEGVRLERIEGRVGKTECQNQVAEMVDGDVLVFSDANCMYEPDAIRRLLARFDDGVGCVVGELRHTRTEDDVEGESLYWRYTRLVKRLETKLGSVVKGNGAIYAVRNEDYVPLPADAMSDFGEPLAVRENGRTVKYAHDAVARERTAGSVEAEQSRKTRMATRSWHTMAQHLGLLNPLRYGWFSLKVFSDTVLWWSTPFLSATAFLSATALFALTGSLLAGAVAAGHLALIAFGALGYYLDRRTSSVPFLFHVPHYFLVGHYSLVVGVWNFLRGENIVTWNTMND; from the coding sequence ATGACGCCGGTCGCCATCGCGCTCCTCGCCGTCCTCGCGGTTTCAGTGTTCCTCATCGCGTACGCGTACTTCCTGTATCCCGCCGCGCTCTGGACCGCGACCCGGTTCGTCTCGTCGTCGCGACCGACGCTCGATACCGACGACGCCGACCTGCCGACCGTCTCGCTGGTCGTCGCGGCGTACAACGAGGAGGACGTCATCGCCGAGAAGGTAGAGAACAGCCTCGAACTCGACTACCCCGAGGAGAAGCTCGAAATCGTCGTCTTCTCCGACGCCTCCAGCGACCGGACAGACGACATCGTCCGGTCGTACGCCGACGAGGGGGTCCGGCTCGAACGCATCGAGGGCCGGGTCGGCAAGACCGAGTGCCAGAACCAGGTCGCCGAGATGGTCGACGGCGACGTCCTGGTGTTCTCGGACGCCAACTGCATGTACGAACCCGACGCCATCCGGCGGCTGCTCGCCCGGTTCGACGACGGCGTGGGCTGCGTCGTCGGCGAGCTCCGCCACACCCGGACCGAGGACGACGTCGAGGGCGAGTCGCTCTACTGGCGGTACACCCGGCTCGTCAAGCGGCTGGAGACGAAGCTGGGGTCGGTCGTCAAGGGCAACGGCGCCATCTACGCGGTCCGGAACGAGGACTACGTCCCGCTGCCGGCCGACGCGATGAGCGACTTCGGGGAACCGCTCGCCGTCCGGGAGAACGGCCGGACGGTCAAGTACGCCCACGACGCGGTGGCCCGCGAGCGGACCGCCGGGTCGGTCGAGGCCGAGCAGTCCCGCAAGACCCGGATGGCGACGCGGTCGTGGCACACGATGGCCCAGCACCTCGGCCTCCTCAATCCGCTGCGATACGGCTGGTTCTCGCTGAAGGTGTTCAGCGACACCGTGCTCTGGTGGAGCACGCCGTTCCTGAGCGCGACCGCGTTCCTGAGCGCGACCGCGCTGTTCGCGCTGACCGGCAGCCTGCTGGCCGGCGCTGTCGCGGCGGGCCACCTCGCGCTCATCGCGTTCGGCGCGCTGGGCTACTACCTCGACCGCCGCACGAGTTCGGTGCCGTTCCTCTTCCACGTCCCGCACTACTTCCTCGTGGGCCACTACAGCCTGGTCGTCGGCGTCTGGAACTTCCTCCGCGGGGAGAACATCGTGACGTGGAACACGATGAACGACTGA
- a CDS encoding glycosyltransferase family 4 protein, which produces MRADQMRTTADERQVTPNGDSFHVLGLVDMRVDEMRDPFEALDERASLVAVDPDEGPRAYLSALRRASRRIECRDADAVLVYNGSGLIGTVGSLLGRYHGVPVLIRQNGDIFRQHRETAREQVENGEWHSLAAHLPFALLTRAIFRGADGFVPVSAALDDVVRRQTGCPADRVISVPNPVSVDEYAPPADADSEADSDTAAASTVDSDSDAVSGVGDIPADGSERRLLTVTNLNFRGKYEGVSELLDAAVPMLRRRENLTYVIAGDGRYHKRLLEDLDALAGDVRDRIRAPGFVEDVAGLYRTADVFLYVSYIDGYPNVILEAKAAELPIVTNPAYGIAEQIDDGTSGMFVDPADPADVWETVSSLLDDPAERDRLGRNARRQVEAENDPEAVASRLYDAVRCIVDEGVRAVDCEAASGAADADVQSEQTARGEPGPGTGGDRDGR; this is translated from the coding sequence ATGAGGGCCGACCAGATGCGCACGACAGCCGACGAGCGACAGGTGACGCCTAACGGGGACTCGTTCCACGTCCTCGGCCTGGTCGACATGCGCGTCGACGAGATGCGCGACCCCTTCGAAGCGCTGGACGAACGCGCCTCGCTGGTAGCGGTCGACCCGGACGAGGGACCCCGTGCCTACCTCTCGGCCCTGCGACGCGCCAGCCGGCGCATTGAGTGCCGGGACGCCGACGCGGTCCTGGTCTACAACGGGTCGGGGCTGATCGGGACCGTCGGATCGCTGCTCGGCCGGTACCACGGCGTGCCGGTGCTGATTAGGCAGAACGGCGACATCTTCCGGCAGCACCGCGAGACCGCCCGCGAGCAGGTAGAAAACGGCGAGTGGCACTCGCTCGCGGCCCACCTTCCGTTCGCGCTGCTGACCCGGGCGATCTTCCGCGGGGCCGACGGCTTCGTCCCGGTGTCGGCCGCGCTCGACGACGTCGTCCGCCGGCAGACCGGCTGTCCGGCCGACCGCGTGATCTCGGTCCCGAACCCTGTCTCGGTGGACGAGTACGCCCCGCCGGCGGACGCGGACTCGGAGGCGGATTCCGATACGGCGGCCGCGTCCACCGTCGACTCCGACTCGGACGCCGTCTCTGGGGTCGGGGACATCCCCGCGGACGGATCGGAACGACGGCTGCTGACCGTCACGAACCTGAACTTCCGCGGGAAGTACGAGGGCGTCAGCGAACTGCTCGACGCCGCAGTCCCGATGCTACGCCGGCGCGAGAACCTGACGTACGTCATCGCCGGCGACGGGCGGTACCACAAGCGACTCCTGGAGGACCTCGACGCCCTGGCGGGCGACGTCCGGGACCGGATCCGCGCGCCCGGATTCGTGGAGGACGTCGCGGGGCTCTACCGGACCGCGGACGTGTTCCTGTACGTTTCGTACATCGACGGCTACCCCAACGTCATCCTGGAGGCCAAGGCGGCCGAGCTACCTATCGTTACGAACCCGGCGTACGGCATCGCCGAGCAGATCGACGACGGGACGTCCGGAATGTTCGTCGACCCAGCCGACCCGGCCGATGTCTGGGAGACCGTATCGTCACTGCTCGACGACCCGGCCGAGCGCGATCGCCTCGGCCGGAACGCCCGGCGGCAGGTGGAGGCCGAGAACGACCCCGAAGCGGTCGCGTCCCGGCTCTACGATGCGGTCCGGTGCATCGTCGACGAGGGGGTACGTGCCGTCGACTGCGAGGCGGCGTCCGGTGCGGCAGACGCGGACGTCCAGTCCGAGCAGACCGCCCGCGGGGAACCTGGGCCAGGTACGGGAGGTGACCGCGATGGCCGGTGA
- a CDS encoding glucosamine inositolphosphorylceramide transferase family protein, with the protein MPGRPRPVRRASWAVGEFVHRDLADRLGAARNGRFETLPPAGEKAIRPGHLTADDGRRPFRPRPDEAADNPVLTAADVDDYGDAEFVADPFLFAADGVWHLFFEVFNRDRRPTGVVGHATSDAGRSWTYDRVVLRDEVHLAFPYVFEWAGDYYMVPDRWDRKDPASIRLFRTDSLPDGWAPVSTIVDPGRQLADCVVFRWDDRWWALLGSDDGRYELCAYYADDLLADEWTPHRENPVVSGRPEGARPGGRPIVGDDRILVFFQDCAAQYGDKVRAYDVETLTPEAYADRERPESPILEGTGGPLGWNSGRMHHVDPWYTGEGWLCAVDGNVGFGDWLFGPDHWSVGIYRA; encoded by the coding sequence ATGCCGGGTAGGCCCCGGCCGGTGCGGCGGGCGTCGTGGGCCGTCGGCGAATTCGTCCACCGCGACCTCGCGGACCGACTCGGCGCGGCTCGGAACGGACGATTCGAGACGCTGCCGCCTGCCGGCGAAAAGGCGATCCGGCCAGGCCACCTCACAGCGGACGACGGCCGCCGACCGTTCCGGCCCCGGCCCGACGAGGCTGCCGACAACCCCGTGCTGACGGCGGCCGACGTCGACGATTACGGCGACGCGGAGTTCGTGGCCGACCCCTTCCTGTTCGCCGCCGACGGGGTCTGGCACCTCTTCTTCGAGGTGTTCAACCGCGACCGGCGACCGACCGGCGTCGTCGGCCACGCGACCAGCGACGCCGGTCGGTCGTGGACCTACGACCGCGTGGTGCTCCGCGACGAGGTCCACCTGGCGTTCCCGTACGTGTTCGAGTGGGCTGGCGACTACTACATGGTTCCCGATCGCTGGGACCGCAAGGACCCGGCGTCGATTCGACTCTTCCGGACCGACTCGCTGCCCGACGGCTGGGCTCCGGTGTCGACCATCGTCGACCCGGGCCGCCAGCTCGCCGACTGCGTCGTCTTCCGGTGGGACGACCGGTGGTGGGCGCTTCTGGGCAGCGACGACGGTCGGTACGAGCTCTGCGCGTACTACGCCGACGACCTGCTCGCCGACGAGTGGACGCCTCACCGCGAGAATCCGGTGGTCTCCGGCCGTCCCGAGGGCGCGCGCCCCGGGGGCCGCCCCATCGTCGGTGACGACCGCATCCTGGTCTTCTTCCAGGACTGTGCGGCCCAGTACGGCGACAAGGTCCGGGCCTACGATGTCGAGACGCTCACGCCCGAGGCGTACGCCGACCGCGAGCGCCCCGAGTCGCCGATTCTCGAGGGCACCGGCGGACCGCTCGGCTGGAACTCCGGTCGGATGCACCACGTCGACCCCTGGTACACGGGCGAGGGCTGGCTCTGCGCGGTCGACGGCAACGTCGGATTCGGCGACTGGCTGTTCGGTCCCGATCACTGGTCGGTCGGCATCTACCGTGCCTGA
- a CDS encoding carboxylate--amine ligase, translating to MKSVVVSAVDVPSSFVALRSLHRRGVHTVAVSERESPEVFCSRYCDEAVRVPSPCRSAVAYKDALLDLAARDDVQTILPFREEDVYVLSRYRDEFAEHIATPFPDFETLCRVQDRMALFDVAADIGVAIPETELLTDCDDWSRPSIVKGRYTILADAFRESTAAPEAKPVRNNGDEPVEGLRQPPATSYLPPGRRPNVEALCDAAGHVPLIQEYMPDTDEYSFCAMYDSGEALATFQHRQIRGFHYSGGTSSFRKSVDEPALEAAGLALLDELEWHGPADVEFKRDPTTGEFKLMEINPRFWSSVPFAVQAGADFPLYYWLVATGRSDLVDPGYEVGIGGHLLMGEVSYLLSVLREDVPLVDRPSMPEALASVLTSFVRYPRFDYLDTSDPCPAVRYAYNTVREAFRRRV from the coding sequence ATGAAGTCAGTCGTCGTCAGCGCGGTCGACGTTCCCAGTTCCTTCGTCGCGCTCCGGTCGCTCCACAGGCGCGGCGTCCACACCGTCGCCGTCTCCGAGCGGGAGTCGCCCGAGGTGTTCTGTTCGCGGTACTGCGACGAGGCGGTGCGCGTCCCGTCGCCGTGCCGGAGCGCCGTCGCGTACAAGGACGCACTGCTGGACCTCGCCGCCCGCGACGACGTGCAGACGATTCTCCCCTTCCGGGAGGAGGACGTCTACGTCCTCTCCCGGTACAGGGACGAGTTCGCCGAGCACATCGCCACACCGTTTCCCGATTTCGAGACGCTGTGCCGGGTCCAGGACCGTATGGCGTTGTTCGACGTCGCGGCCGATATCGGCGTCGCGATACCCGAGACGGAACTGCTCACCGACTGCGACGACTGGTCCCGGCCGAGCATCGTCAAGGGGCGATACACGATACTCGCCGACGCCTTCCGGGAGTCGACGGCGGCGCCCGAGGCGAAGCCGGTCAGGAACAACGGCGACGAACCCGTCGAGGGCCTGCGCCAGCCGCCCGCGACGAGCTACCTCCCGCCGGGGAGGCGCCCGAACGTCGAGGCGCTGTGCGACGCTGCGGGCCACGTGCCGCTGATCCAGGAGTACATGCCCGACACCGACGAGTACAGCTTCTGCGCGATGTACGACTCGGGCGAGGCGCTGGCGACGTTCCAGCACCGCCAGATTCGGGGCTTCCACTACAGCGGTGGCACCAGTTCGTTCCGGAAGTCCGTCGACGAACCGGCCCTCGAAGCTGCAGGACTGGCGCTGCTCGACGAACTCGAGTGGCACGGCCCCGCCGACGTGGAGTTCAAGCGCGACCCGACCACGGGGGAGTTCAAGCTGATGGAGATCAACCCCCGGTTCTGGTCGTCAGTGCCGTTCGCGGTCCAGGCCGGAGCCGACTTCCCGCTCTACTACTGGCTAGTCGCGACCGGCCGCAGCGATCTGGTCGACCCCGGCTACGAGGTGGGCATTGGCGGCCACCTCCTGATGGGAGAGGTATCCTACCTGCTAAGCGTGCTCCGGGAGGACGTGCCCCTCGTCGACCGGCCGTCGATGCCCGAGGCGCTGGCGTCGGTGCTGACCTCGTTCGTGCGGTACCCCCGGTTCGACTATCTCGACACCTCGGACCCGTGCCCGGCCGTCCGGTACGCGTACAATACGGTCAGGGAAGCGTTTCGGCGGCGGGTCTGA
- a CDS encoding PQQ-dependent sugar dehydrogenase, whose translation MASTPSRRDLLRIVGSGAAVGLAGCAGSSRRSSGQTTTDSDTTTGGASDADLPDTIGLEPLSGAFNTPLEIAFAPDADLRYIADQKGFVQIHGPDGVPDETFLDMTDTVVVGNESGLLGLALHPEFAENRRMFVRYSAPPREGTPDDYNHTFVLSEFEVSDDGRSVDRDTERTILEIPEPDGHHNAGAIEFGPDGYLYVAVGDGTSGDDQGLGAASDWYDEVEGGNGQDVTENLLGSILRIDVDDQEGDKGYAIPDDNPLVGEEGLDEHWAWGLRNPFRMAFDGETLIAGDVGESRYEEVDVIEKGGNYGWNVKEATHCFRADECPDSTPDDVRGGEPLIDPVIEYPHEGEGEGVSGISVIGGEVYRGSAMPEMEGVYLFGDWNAQGELFVARPQDGEGPWPKGVVQIAEEDREYLDNRCFGFGRDPDGELYVLGSGSWSGGSVHKVVPPGSETTTAE comes from the coding sequence ATGGCATCGACCCCGAGCCGACGGGATCTGCTGAGAATCGTGGGGAGCGGAGCGGCAGTCGGGCTCGCAGGCTGTGCCGGTTCGTCGAGACGGTCCTCCGGTCAGACAACGACCGACAGTGACACGACTACCGGCGGAGCGTCGGACGCCGACCTCCCGGACACCATCGGGCTCGAACCGCTCAGCGGGGCCTTCAACACCCCGCTGGAGATCGCGTTCGCCCCCGACGCCGACCTGCGGTACATCGCCGACCAGAAGGGCTTCGTCCAGATACACGGACCGGACGGCGTCCCCGACGAGACCTTCCTCGACATGACCGACACCGTCGTCGTCGGCAACGAAAGCGGGCTGCTCGGCTTGGCGCTCCACCCGGAGTTCGCCGAGAACCGTCGGATGTTCGTCCGGTACAGCGCGCCGCCCCGGGAGGGAACGCCCGACGACTACAATCACACGTTCGTCCTCTCGGAGTTCGAGGTCAGCGACGACGGCCGCTCGGTCGACCGCGACACCGAGCGGACCATCCTCGAGATACCCGAACCCGACGGCCACCACAACGCCGGCGCGATCGAATTCGGCCCGGACGGCTACCTCTACGTCGCCGTCGGCGACGGGACGAGCGGCGACGACCAGGGGCTGGGCGCGGCGTCGGACTGGTACGACGAGGTGGAGGGCGGCAACGGCCAGGACGTCACCGAGAACCTGCTCGGGAGCATCCTGCGCATCGACGTCGACGACCAGGAAGGCGACAAGGGGTACGCGATTCCCGACGACAACCCGCTGGTCGGCGAGGAGGGGCTCGACGAGCACTGGGCGTGGGGGCTCCGGAATCCGTTCCGGATGGCGTTCGACGGCGAGACCCTCATCGCCGGTGACGTGGGCGAGAGCCGGTACGAGGAGGTCGACGTGATCGAGAAGGGCGGCAACTACGGCTGGAACGTCAAGGAGGCGACCCACTGCTTTAGGGCCGACGAGTGTCCGGACAGCACGCCCGACGACGTCCGGGGCGGCGAACCCCTCATCGACCCGGTGATTGAGTACCCCCACGAGGGCGAGGGCGAGGGCGTCAGTGGAATCTCGGTAATCGGCGGCGAGGTGTACCGCGGGTCGGCGATGCCCGAGATGGAGGGCGTCTACCTGTTCGGCGACTGGAACGCGCAGGGCGAACTGTTCGTCGCGCGACCGCAGGACGGCGAGGGGCCCTGGCCGAAAGGAGTCGTCCAGATCGCCGAAGAGGACCGCGAGTATCTCGACAACCGGTGCTTCGGATTCGGCCGCGACCCTGACGGTGAACTCTACGTCCTAGGGAGCGGATCGTGGTCCGGCGGCAGCGTCCACAAGGTCGTCCCGCCGGGTTCCGAGACGACGACGGCCGAGTAA
- a CDS encoding polysaccharide lyase, producing the protein MARDTTARERDEETSLLDRRGYLRLAGAAAASVAGASAAGTASAAPSPQDLLLYENFATKDYENNFTSTWRQGEHETLVSDPSKFDTPALRLDLPEGSHYGISTTYDPVKAGDVNSQVTELYASYWVRFSSDFQADGNVSKLPGPCNTEPGGGKGGDPSTGENGWSARGGFTERSGGVGVGYYCYHMDMDGQYGDYFHAKTVPRGEWVKIHQYIKLNSTSGGSANSDGELKMWVDDQLAVDKSGMRFTEDLSIGVNYTFDVRFGGNAPSPKDQAIFVDRWALSRTHRPDISASSSTTSPTDSQPDGTVLELVSGQNMSTTQYQFTVDGNVSKQLNAGDMSAERNNDNITDNGDGTMTVSGATGNGYGDSYLVDGTVTSLTGIDESKWTIRYGDREVSVDELTAGPAVDNVKISKSETLGDNRMFSVNWSVSDPDGNLDTVEVSVVENDLDMNFSVTDVKGSGASGWDLFQFPVGSDLDVTVRAKDGDGHATKTTRNITL; encoded by the coding sequence ATGGCACGCGACACGACGGCACGCGAACGCGACGAAGAGACCTCTCTACTCGACCGGCGCGGCTACCTCCGGCTGGCCGGTGCGGCAGCGGCGTCCGTAGCCGGGGCGAGCGCTGCCGGCACCGCGAGTGCCGCTCCCTCCCCCCAGGATCTGCTCCTGTACGAGAACTTCGCGACGAAAGACTACGAGAACAACTTCACGAGCACGTGGCGGCAGGGCGAGCACGAGACCCTCGTCTCCGACCCGAGCAAGTTCGATACCCCCGCACTGCGCCTCGACCTCCCCGAGGGCAGCCACTACGGCATTTCCACCACCTACGACCCGGTCAAGGCTGGCGACGTCAACTCCCAGGTCACCGAACTGTACGCGAGTTACTGGGTCCGGTTCTCCTCCGACTTCCAGGCGGACGGCAACGTCTCGAAGCTCCCCGGTCCCTGCAACACCGAACCCGGTGGCGGCAAGGGCGGCGACCCGTCGACCGGCGAGAACGGCTGGTCGGCCCGCGGCGGGTTCACCGAGCGGAGCGGCGGCGTCGGCGTCGGCTACTACTGCTATCACATGGACATGGACGGGCAGTACGGCGACTACTTCCACGCCAAGACAGTCCCGCGCGGCGAGTGGGTGAAGATTCACCAGTACATCAAGCTGAACTCGACGAGCGGCGGGAGCGCCAACAGCGACGGCGAGTTGAAGATGTGGGTCGACGACCAGCTCGCGGTCGACAAGTCCGGAATGCGCTTCACAGAGGACCTCTCGATCGGCGTCAACTACACGTTCGACGTCCGATTCGGCGGGAACGCTCCCTCCCCGAAGGACCAGGCTATCTTCGTGGATCGGTGGGCGCTCAGCCGGACGCACAGGCCCGACATCTCCGCGTCGAGTTCGACCACGAGCCCGACCGACTCGCAGCCCGACGGGACTGTCCTCGAACTCGTCTCGGGGCAGAACATGTCGACGACCCAGTATCAGTTCACCGTCGACGGGAACGTCAGCAAACAGCTGAACGCGGGCGACATGTCCGCGGAGCGAAACAACGACAACATCACGGACAACGGCGACGGGACGATGACGGTCTCGGGCGCGACCGGAAACGGCTACGGGGACTCCTACCTCGTCGACGGGACGGTCACGTCGCTCACGGGCATCGACGAGTCGAAGTGGACGATCCGGTACGGCGACCGCGAAGTGAGCGTCGACGAACTCACCGCCGGACCGGCGGTGGACAACGTCAAGATCTCGAAGAGCGAGACGCTGGGCGACAACCGGATGTTCTCAGTCAACTGGTCGGTCTCGGACCCCGACGGCAACCTCGACACGGTCGAGGTTTCAGTCGTGGAGAACGACCTCGACATGAACTTCTCGGTTACCGACGTGAAGGGTTCGGGCGCATCCGGGTGGGACCTCTTCCAGTTCCCCGTCGGCAGCGATCTCGACGTGACCGTTCGCGCGAAGGACGGCGACGGACACGCGACGAAGACGACCAGGAACATCACGCTGTGA